TGAAGGCGCTCGACGATCTCGCCGCGTCGGGCACCAGGATCTCGGTGCGCATCACCGACCTGGATCGCGGAAACGCGGTGCTCTCCGGCGACGACTTCGTGACGCTCCCGGTGGCCGGTCTCGGCGTCGTGCCGCTGCTGATCGAGGTCGCCGCGGGCTTCGAGTCCGGCACGCTCGATCCGCTCGAGATCATCGATCGCTCGAGCGTAGAGACGGTCACGGTCGGCGGCGTGTGGCAGCACCTCGTGGCGCCGGCACTGCCGCTGTCGGATCTCGCGGTGCTCACCGCATCGACCGGGGATGCGCTCGCCGCCAATGCGCTGCTGTCGCGCGTCGGTCTCCCCGCGGTGCGCGCACGGATCGAGCAGCTCGGGCTCACGAGGTCGGCGATGCTCGACCGCTTCCGCGACGTCCGCGGCCCCGATGACGCACCGCACTTCGCGCTGGGCTCGGCGCGCGAGCTCGCCGAGGTCTTCGCGGCGCTCGTGAACTCCCAGGTCGTCTCACCCGGCGTGAGTGCGCAGGTCGCGGAGTGGCTGAGCCGCAACCACGACCTGTCGCTCGTCGCCTCGGCGACCGGGCTCGACCCGTTCTCGCACGACAACGACGAGCACGGCATGCTCTTCATCAACAAGACGGGCCGGGATGCCGGCATCCGCGTCGAAGCCGGTGTGCTGGCGGGTCCGCGTGCCGGCGTGTCCTATGCG
This window of the Microbacterium sp. SSM24 genome carries:
- a CDS encoding serine hydrolase — protein: MGTEPRKDAESQRGSRRGTSRRAPRRAAAGRRSFTSTLKALDDLAASGTRISVRITDLDRGNAVLSGDDFVTLPVAGLGVVPLLIEVAAGFESGTLDPLEIIDRSSVETVTVGGVWQHLVAPALPLSDLAVLTASTGDALAANALLSRVGLPAVRARIEQLGLTRSAMLDRFRDVRGPDDAPHFALGSARELAEVFAALVNSQVVSPGVSAQVAEWLSRNHDLSLVASATGLDPFSHDNDEHGMLFINKTGRDAGIRVEAGVLAGPRAGVSYALIVCFDDLSIMHRMRAHEAFRTLGMELMEYVF